A DNA window from Patagioenas fasciata isolate bPatFas1 chromosome 1, bPatFas1.hap1, whole genome shotgun sequence contains the following coding sequences:
- the MEIG1 gene encoding meiosis expressed gene 1 protein homolog, with amino-acid sequence MVTQEVPCTSRCLEEAHSLDEFSTSCKEVLNTSNMKKSEDSGATAKAAIHPKSVHHATKWSEDVENFYRFQQAGYRDEVEYKQVKQVDMVERWPETGFVKKLQRRDNTFYYYDKQRECEDKEVYKVKVYKY; translated from the exons ATGGTGACTCAGGAAGTGCCATGTACATCTAGATGTCTTGAAGAAGCACATTCATTAGATGAATTCAGCACATCTTGTAAAGAAGTACTTAACACTAGTAACAT GAAAAAGTCTGAAGATTCTGGAGCCACAGCTAAAGCTGCCATCCATCCAAAATCTGTACATCATGCCACAAAATGGTCAGAAGATGTAGAGAACTTCTACAGATTTCAGCAAGCTGGATACAGAGACGAGGTTGAATATAAACAAGTGAAACAAGTTGATATG GTAGAGCGTTGGCCAGAAACTGGATTTGTTAAGAAACTTCAGAGAAGGGACAATACGTTCTATTATTACGATAAACAAAGAGAATGCGAAGACAAAGAAGTCTATAAAGTAAAAGTTTATAAGTATTAG